Proteins encoded within one genomic window of Carassius gibelio isolate Cgi1373 ecotype wild population from Czech Republic chromosome A4, carGib1.2-hapl.c, whole genome shotgun sequence:
- the LOC127974800 gene encoding transcription factor Spi-C-like, whose protein sequence is MGSLENNINQDFQDAIDVIQHHSQMQYCDTENKYYENLESQQSSVRHAISYYQFTPHFEPPGPMYDWNESSSWSHIVPDVTLGPLCSAEPSVFYSNLTQRHGKGRKKLRLYEYLHEALHDDNMGDSIQWMDRGSGIFHFISKNKEKLAECWGQRKGNRKTMTYQKMARALRNYSRTGEIVKVRRKLTYQFNPAILQRLSSLSGYSSGPSSRDMALQMQGSAEHVYYSSPLQDCHYWCGQYSHQCEYDLATVLTTHEDPKIGVSAQ, encoded by the exons ATG GGATCTCTTGAAAATAACATAAATCAAGATTTTCAGGATGCCATAGATGTAATTCAGCATCACTCACAGATGCAATATTGTGACACAG AAAACAAATACTATGAGAATTTGGAAAGTCAGCAGTCCTCTGTGAGACACGCTATCTCATACTATCAGTTCACACCTCATTTTGAGCCTCCAGGACCGATGTACGACTGGAACGAATCCTCA TCATGGTCTCACATTGTGCCAGATGTGACTCTGGGGCCACTGTGTTCCGCTGAGCCTTCAGTGTTTTATTCAAATTTAACACAGCGCCATGGAAAAG gtCGTAAGAAGTTACGCTTGTATGAATATCTGCATGAGGCCCTTCACGACGACAACATGGGCGACTCCATCCAGTGGATGGACCGAGGGAGCGGCATTTTCCATTTCATCTCCAAAAATAAAGAGAAACTGGCTGAATGCTGGGGTCAACGCAAGGGCAACCGCAAGACCATGACCTACCAGAAAATGGCACGCGCTCTCCGCAACTACAGCCGTACGGGTGAGATCGTGAAAGTGCGTCGCAAGCTCACCTATCAGTTTAACCCAGCTATACTGCAGCGACTGAGCTCACTGTCAGGCTACAGCTCAGGCCCTTCTTCCAGAGACATGGCCCTTCAAATGCAAGGCTCTGCGGAGCACGTCTACTACAGCTCTCCTCTACAGGACTGTCATTACTGGTGCGGCCAATACTCTCACCAGTGCGAGTACGATCTTGCTACTGTACTGACAACGCATGAGGACCCCAAAATAGGCGTTTCAGCTCAGTGA
- the LOC127974815 gene encoding dnaJ homolog subfamily B member 9, producing MASAQSVFTVVVSILFITELILAEKDYYEILGVPKDASDRQIKKAFHKLAMRYHPDKNKSPDAEAKFREIAEAYETLSDDNRRKEYDQMRSSPFSRESPRGGSDHFHQHFSFNFDDIFRDSDMFGNNPHLHNKRHFESHFQAHEGASNRHRKHFQHSFGGGLFDDMFEDMERMFSFNGHQTQTKSRFHGSSRQHCRTVTQRRGNMVTTYTDCS from the exons ATGGCATCAGCTCAGTCAGTGTTCACTGTGGTTGTGAGCATTCTTTTCATTACAGAGCTGATCCTGGCCGAGAAAGACTACTATGAGATCCTGGGTGTACCCAAAGATGCATCTGACCGGCAGATCAAAAAAGCTTTCCATAAATTAGCCATGAGGTATCACCCTGATAAAAACAAAAGCCCTGACGCAGAGGCAAAGTTCAGAGAGATCGCCGAGG CATATGAAACGTTATCAGATGACAATCGGAGAAAGGAGTACGATCAGATGAGGAGCAGTCCGTTCTCCAGAGAGAGTCCGAGAGGAGGCAGTGACCACTTCCATCAACATTTTAGCTTCAACTTCGATGATATATTCAGAGACTCAGACATGTTTGGAAACAATCCTCATTTGCATAATAAAAGACATTTCGAGAGCCACTTTCAGGCCCACGAAGGAGCAAGTAACAGGCACAGGAAGCACTTCCAGCACTCTTTCGGTGGTGGCCTATTTGATGATATGTTTGAGGATATGGAGAGGATGTTCTCCTTTAATGGACACCAGACTCAGACTAAGAGCAGGTTTCACGGTTCCAGCAGGCAGCACTGTCGGACTGTCACACAGCGGAGGGGGAACATGGTCACAACATACACTGATTGCTCTTGA
- the LOC127974806 gene encoding transcription factor Spi-B-like: protein MNSPQEHQTDLEVILEFLEEHYRQESRRKALWNMRDLSVVRSSEDVDISGKNLPAAEHFSNALEQEKSQLQPPAPAAPQVMGSLAKANGSDSLKDCRMDSNSNVITDQSPVLHNAPDGQVLNAPNGPERPLILNTTAEKHAESLPSITPAEKGKKLRLFHFLFEMLEDPGMAHCVSWVSASGGVFRFSARHKERVAELWGQRKGNRMPMTYQKMSRALRNYAHSGEIIKVKKKLTYQFSVATLSTLQSQHGINKAKCGSK, encoded by the exons ATG AACAGTCCGCAAGAACATCAGACCGATTTGGAGGTGATTCTGGAATTTCTTGAGGAGCATTACAGACAGGAATCTCGAAGAAAAGCCCTGTGGAACA TGAGGGACCTCTCGGTCGTGCGATCCAGTGAAGATGTGGACATATCTGGAAAGAATCTTCCTGCCGCAGAACATTTCAGCAATGCATTAGAACAAGAAAAGTCCCAGCTGCAGCCTCCTGCACCTGCAGCTCCGCAG GTCATGGGATCTCTGGCCAAAGCAAACGGATCTGACTCATTAAAGGACTGCAGGATGGATAGCAACAGCAATGTCATAACTGATCAGTCGCCGGTCCTTCACAATGCACCCGACGGGCAAGTGTTAAATGCCCCAAATGGACCAGAGAGACCTTTAATTCTGAATACAACAGCTGAAAAGCATGCTGAATCATTGCCCAGCATTACACCTGCAGAAAAAG GGAAAAAGCTACGTCTTTTCCACTTCCTGTTCGAGATGCTGGAGGACCCGGGCATGGCCCACTGCGTGTCCTGGGTGTCAGCTTCAGGAGGTGTCTTCCGCTTTTCTGCCAGGCACAAGGAGCGCGTGGCAGAGCTATGGGGCCAAAGGAAGGGCAACCGAATGCCCATGACCTACCAGAAAATGTCCCGTGCCCTGCGAAACTACGCTCACTCAGGGGAGATCATTAAAGTGAAAAAGAAACTGACTTATCAGTTTAGTGTTGCTACCCTCTCTACTTTACAGAGCCAACATGgtataaataaagcaaaatgtgGGTCGAAATGA